CTAACCATTGATGGAACCGTCCATGGAGTCTGTCAGCTTTCTCTTCAAAGTGAGCAACACTCTAAACCTTTAAGTAGCGTCTAAGCGTTAGTAGTGAGGATCCTCCGGCCAGCAAAGCCCCAATAACAAGTAGAACAGGGCTCAAGACCAGTACCTGTTGTGCGGAAATGAAAGCAGTCGCGGGGTAGGCCTCGGCAAGTGCACCGATAAAGAAGTGCGCCACTGCCCACAGCGTACCCGATGCCAGGACGGCACCAATGACGGCTGCGATGACCCCCTCCAAGATGAACGGCAGCTGGATGACGGCCTTGGACGCTCCCACCAGCCGCATAATACCGGTCTCGCGCCGCCTGCTGAAGGCAGACAAGCGGATTGTTGTGGCAATCAGCAGAATGGCGCAAACCAGCATCACCGAGGCAATAATGAGTGCGATCAGTGACGCCATGTTCATGAACGAGAAGACCTTCTCCAAAAGCTCACGCTGGTCGCTGACGGTCTCCACGCCGGGCATCGACGAGAATGCTTCATCAATAACCTCGTACTTTTCCGGATCAACCAGGGATACGCGGAAGGATTCGGGCAGCTGCTCAGCCGTCACGGAATCAACGAGCGGAGAGTTGGCGAACTGCTCACGGAAATGGCTCAGCGCCGTCGCCTGGTCCTCATAGTCAACCGACGCCACGTACTGGGAGAACGCCGGTGACTGAAGCTGGTCTTCAATGGCCTCCCGCTGCTCATCCGTCACAGCCCCGGCTGCGCAGGAGGCGGTGGTAACAGTGTCTCCGCAGAGGAAGATCGCCACCTGCACCTTGTCGTACCAATACCCCTTCATCTGGCCGATCTGCAGCTGCAGGAGTCCGGCAGCACCGACAAAGGTGAGGGATACAAAGGTCACCAGAATGACGGAGACCACCATGGACAGGTTTCGGCGGATGCCGGAACCGATTTCGCCCAGGACAAATGCCAGTCTCATGCCATGTCCCCCGTTCCCGCCGCGCCGGTCCCGCCCGGTGAACGGACGCCGTCGGCCTTGACTCCGTCGGCGGTCTTGATAACTGCGGGCTGCGGGATCACAGGTCCCTGCTGTGTCTGGGGCGCGCCCAAGTAGATGCCTTCACGCTCGTCGCGCACTATCTTTCCGTGGTGCAGCTCAACCACGCGTTTGCGCATCGTGTTGACGATGTCGTCATCGTGGGTGGCCATCACCACGGTGGTTCCGTTCTGGTTGATCCGGTCCAGGACCTTCATGATCCCCAGCGATGTGGTGGGATCCAGGTTTCCCGTGGGCTCGTCGGCAAGGAGAATTCCGGGCTTGTTGACGATGGCGCGCGCAATGGCCACCCGCTGCTGCTCACCGCCGGAGAGCTCGTGCGGCAAGCGGTTGTCCTTGCCCTCAAGGCCCACGGTTTTCAGGACCTCGGGAACGGAATCGCGGATAACGGCCCGGCTGCGTCCAATCACCTGCATGGCAAAGGCCACGTTGGCAAAGACCGTCTTGTTCGGCAGCAGGCGGAAGTCCTGGAAAACGACGCCGATTCCCCGGCGCAGGCGCGGAACGCGCCAGCTGGGGATTTTCGCCACATTGGACCCGGCCACGTAAACGGTGCCCCGGGACGCGTGCTCCTCCTTGAGGACCAGGCGGATGAAAGTCGATTTGCCGGACCCGGATGCCCCGACCAGGAACACGAACTCGCCGCGGTCCACTTCGAGGTTCACGGAATTCAGTGCCGGCCTGGAATTGCGGTCGTAGACCTTGGTGACGTTGTCGAAAGTGATCATGTCTGCTTAGCGCCCATCAATCGGCCGGAACACGGGCCTTGGTTTGGGAAAAGGGCGCCGGCTGTTCGACTATATCGGCGGTTCCCTCGACAAACGGCGATTAGGGCCGGTGTGTCGCCACAGGCGCTCACCGTCCGGACCATCCGCCGTCCATGGTGTAGGAGGCTGCAGTGACCATGCCTGCGTCTGCACCCGCCAGCCAGCCGGCGAGGGAAGCCACTTCAGCGGGCTCGACCAATCGCTTCACCGCCGGTTCGGTCAGCAAAACCGAGGAAAGTACCTCTTCCTCAGTAACACCGTGAATCCTGGCCTGGTCCTGGATTTGGGCTTCAACCAAAGGGGTGCGCACGTAGGCGGGGCAAATGCAGTTGGAAGTTACTCCGTGCGGACCGCCTTCGAGAGCTGCCACTTTGGACAACCCTTCCAAGCCGTGTTTGGCACTGACGTAGGCACTCTTGAAAGCCGAAGCCCGCAGGCCGTGGATGCTGGAAATGTTGATAATGCGGCCATAACCCCGGGCGTACATGCCCGGGAGCACAGCCCGGATCAGCAGGAACGGCGCCTCGAGCATTAGGCGCTGGATCAGCCGAAACGCTGCGGGATCGAAGTCCTCGATAGCGGCGATACGTTGAATTCCGGCATTGTTGACCAGGATGTCCGTGTCCAAATCCAGCTCGTCGAACGCGGCGGTATCGCTCAGGTCCACCTGCCAAAACGCGCCGCCGATGTCGTCTGCAACCCTGCCGGCGGCCTCACCGTTGATGTCAGCAACAGTGACTTTGGCACCCTGAGAAGCAAGTTGCCGGGCACATGCCTCTCCGATGCCGCCGGCTCCACCGGTGACTACCGCCCGAAGTCCGCTGAGATCGCCGCCGTTGCCCGGCTTGCCCGCACTTGCCACGAAACCGCCCCCTGAGCCAGGGCTGTGCCGTCCGCCCAGCCTCTAGGCCAGCATCATGCCATCCGACCCGCAAATTCGCGAGCTTCCCCCGCGAAAGTGCCGGACCTGCGCTACTTCCGGGCGGATACGCTCCCGTGGGCGCGCCAGCGAATGCCGGCGTCGATGAAGTCGTCAATCTCGCCGTCGAACACCGCTGAGGTGTTGCCGACCTCGTGCTCAGTGCGCAGGTCCTTCACCATCTGGTACGGATTGAGCACATAGGAGCGCATCTGGTCTCCCCAGGAGGCTTTGACATCCCCGGCGAACGCCTTCTTCTCGGCGTCCTCCTGTTCCTTCTTCAATAGCAGCAGGCGGGACTGCAGCACCCGCATGGCCGCGGCACGGTTCTGCAGCTGCGACTTTTCATTCTGCATGGAGACCACCGTCCCGGTGGGGATGTGGGTCAGGCGCACAGCCGAGTCCGTGGTGTTCACGGACTGTCCGCCCGGGCCGGAGGAACGGAAGACGTCCACGCGGATCTCATTGTCCGGGATTTCGATGTGGTCAGTGGGCTCGATCAGCGGGATCACCTCGACTGCCGCAAACGACGTCTGGCGGCGGCCCTGATTGTCGAAGGGGCTGATGCGGACCAGGCGGTGTGTGCCGGCCTCCACCACCAGCGTGCCGAAGGCGTAGGGCGCCTTGACCTCGAAGGTGGCCGATTTCAGGCCGGCCTCTTCGGCGTAGGAGGTGTCCAGGACCGTGGTGGGGTAACCGTGGCGCTCGGCCCAGCGCAGGTACATGCGCAGCAGCATTTCGGCGAAGTCGGCCGCATCCACTCCCCCGGCGCCGGAACGGATAGTCACCACGGCCTCGCGGGCGTCGTACTCACCGGAGAGCAGGGTGACCACTTCGAGCTGGGACAGGGACTTGCGCAGTGATTCCAGTTCCGTCACGGCTTCGGCCTTGGAGTCGGCATCGGCCTCGTCCTGGGCGAGTTCCACCAGCACCTCGAGGTCATCGATGCGTGACTGGATTCTCTCCAGGCGCTCCAACTCCGACTGGCGGTGCGAGAGCTTGGAAGTAATCTTCTGCGCCTCGGACGGATCATCCCAGAGGTCCGGAACGCCGGCCATTTCACTGAGCTCTTCGATGTCCTCTTTGATTTTGGCTACATCGGAGACCTCCTCGATGGAAGCAAAAGTGGACCTGAGGGCGCGGATCTCCGCGGGAAAATCTATTTCAGCCATGGTTCTTACAGCCTACGCCATGCGCCCTGCCGGCCGCCTCCGGGCATTGCGTCCGGGCTAGTGCCCCTCTGTACCGGATTCACGGTGCCGCCCGGCGGTCCCGGCAGAACCTGCCAGCACGCCCGCAGCAGGACTCGCGTTTGCCGGCGGCGACACAACAGGGTTTTCCGCACCTGACCCGCCGTCGGCGTCCGCCGCCGCAGCGGGATCGGGCGTCGGCCGGAACAGCGCCCGGTGAGCCAGGACGGCGCCGGCGGCCAGCACCAGCGCATACAGTGTGACGAGCACCGGCCACGTGAACGGCGGCTGCCAAGCCGTGTCCTTGAACATGCCAGCCCAGCGGATACTCTCCTCCAGCCCGACTGTGTAGCGGCGGAGTACGTAAATGAAAGCGTAGAACTGCGCCGCAGCCGTGCCGGCGAGCAGCCATGCCCCGGCCCTGCGGGCTACCGGGCCCGTGGGGAAGGGAACAGTGCGGAAGGCTACGCCGCAGGCCAGAAGCAACAGTACGATGACGGCCAGCAGGTAGCGTCCCTGCCAAATCCAGCCAAGCTGCGCAATGACCTGTCCCTGGAGGATGGGCGGCAGTGCTATGGCCGCGGCCACCAGAACCAGTACTGCCAGCCGGTCCCGCCGTTTGGGGGCTGCCAGCCCCAACAGCAGGACTGCTCCCATGGCCGCGTGCCAGAAAATGTAGACGCCCGCGGGAAGAGGTGTGTCCAGCCACCCCATATAACCGATGTAACCGGACACGTAATCGAAGCTTCGATCCAGCATGATCTGGGCCGCGTCCCACCGGCTCAGGTCCACGGGACGGCCGGTCAGACTCTTGAGACTGTCTGCCTGAAGCACCCAAAGGAGGCCCAGTACGCAACCCACACCGATCAGGGCGGTCATGGCTATGCCGAGCCGGTTCCGGAGGATGGCGAACATCGGTTTCCACCCGTACATGATGAGCGGAACAACTACGGCCAGGGCCAGCCAGACCAGTGACAGCGAACGGGTATTGGCGAGTACGGCTCCTGAGACTCCCACCAGGACGATGTTGCTCCGCACTGACCTCAGCGCCGCACTGTTCTCGAGGACAACACACAAATTGAGGAACAGCGCGGCTGTGGTGACGATTTCCAGGGCATTGGGATTAATCGACCCGTTCAGGAACAGCACCATGGGAGTGATCGAAACGATCGCGGCGGCCATCGGCCACCGGGGGCGGCGGAGGCGCGCCGCAGCCCCCAGCGACACCGCGAGGAAGGCAGCCCCGATAAGTCCGCTGACGATACGCATGGCGTAGACTGCCGGCGCTCCTGACATGAACAGGGAGGGCCAGCCCACCAGGAAGTAATACATCGGGTTGTAGTTGCCCGCGCTCGTTTCGGCTGCTGTCAGTGACGTGTCATCAGCATCGACCACGGGGGCGCAGTCGGCGGTAATCCGTCCGTCGTACGCGTGGCAGGCCTGCGCCGGGAGGCTGGCGATATAGCCCGGAACCTGAACGGTGGCCCGATCACCCTGTTCGCCGCCGGACACCCCGAGTAGCTCACCGCGGACCACAGACGCTGCCTTGATGGCGTGTGCCGGCTCGTCCGGTACTGCCATCAGCGGAGAGGCCAGCGCCCACAGGGTAGACAGCGCGGCGAGGACCAGGAAGGCCAGGGGAAGGAAAAGCCGCCCGGTAAAGGGCAGTGGGCGCGCACGGCGGTGCAGCACATTCATTCGTCGGTGTCCTACTCAGTGAAATGGTCCGGTCGACCCCGGCGCTGGGAGCCGACGCCTTTGAGGATGTCCAGTCTACTTGGCCACAGGGTCACGCTTTCGGTTCAGTGAATTTCCGGGCAGGCGTTAGTCTTAGTGCACTCCAGAGGTCTGTTTGCCGGTCCGTGGAGGGATCAGATCCGGTTTGGCGAGTCAGAAAGATGCAATGGTCCAAAGCAGAATGCACCGCGTGAACTCGGCGGTGGCTACTTTTCTGAGGCACCGGGTCGTCAGGTTCCTTATTGTCGGAGGACTCTCCTTCGCCATCGATCTGGGCCTGCTGATGATCCTGCATGAGGCGGCAGGGGTTGCTCTGTGGATCGCCACGCCCGTCGCCTTCATCACCAGCCTGGTGTTCAATTTCCTGATGCAGCGCATCTACACCTTTAGGGCCACGAACAAGGGTCACGTCAGCGCCGCAAAGTACGGGACGCTCGTGGTGTTCAACATCCTCGCCACTGACGCCATTGTGCTGCTGTTCGCCCAAACCGAGTTCACATACGCCGTCGGCAAGGTGGTCTCTACCGCACTCACGATGGTGTGGAACTTCTTCATCTACAAGTACTGGATCTTCCCCGCCGCAAAGTCCGACGCCGCGGCCTCCGCAGCCGTTTCGACTGCACCTGTCGAGCCTGATGCCCACGGGCCGGGTGTCCGGAACCGCCTCCCCTGAGCTGTTGTCCACCGCCCGTCCGGTGCCCGACATGCGCACTCCCGCTTTCAGGCTTTGCCGGGGGATCGAAGTAAATTAGAACTGTCAGCACATGCCGAAGGAGCCAAATGTGAGCAACCGGAACGCAACGAAGACAGCCACCAAAGACGCTAAATCCCTGCCCGTCCGCCACCCCGAATCTGGGCGCCGATACTCCTTGGAAGAGCTTGAGGCGCTGGCCGCCGAAGGTGATCCCTGGGCCCTGGGAAAGATGGACGATTGGGACCTGTCCTTCTCCAACGAGTACAAGGGCTCGCTGACGGACCGCTGTCCCGATCCGGAGTGCGACCAGTACGGCGAGCCGGTGACCCTGTGCTACGGAGAAGACGGCGAACTGCTCGACGTCGACCACGGCGGCTGGGGCCACCCGCCCGCCGCTGAGGTCCAGGCCAAGGCGTCCTAGCCGCACTGGATTATCCTGCCGCTACTGGCTGAGTTGCGCCCTTGCCTCGCTCACCGCGGTGATCGGAATTCCGTCCGGCACCAGAAAATTCACCAGCGGCGGATGCACGACGCCGGTCAGCACAACCTTGGCGGTGCGGCCGTCAACCGTTCCGGTCTCAGAGTCAACGGCCAGACCAGGAAGCCGTTCTGCGGCGTCCGTCAGCGACAGATAACGGTTCACCTCGGCCTGGACCGCTACCGGGGCCAGCACAGCCGCCGGTCCCTCCCCCGGCGCGGCAACATCCCCCAGCGAAAAAGTGTCGGCGGCCGCGAGCGCGGCTCCGTCCGCTGCGGAGAGCAGTTTCTTGTGTCCCAGATAGAGGGCAGAGGCGCCCATGACCACCGACACCACCAGCAGGCTCACCAGCATGTATCCGATGATCAGAACGCCGATTTGGCCTTCCTCTCCCCGAAGAAGGAACCGTTGGCTACCCGTTGGTGCGGCAGCATCCGCAGTTCTCCTCATCCGTAGCGCTCCACTATCTGGGTGGACGACGAGTCCACAGTCACGGGCGCAAAATCCATTCCCGGAACTCCCGGTGCCAGCGGCAGGGGAACGTCAAAGCGCACCAAAGCGGTCACCGTCGACCCCGCTGCCAGGCATTCTGCCGAACAGGAAATGTCCAACAGCATTTCCTCCGGCTCGAACCCGAAATCAGTGAACGCCAGCTCAGCCGCCGCCCTGGCCCGCTGTTCGCCGCTGACCGGGTCCTCCGCATCCACGTACACCCTCGCAGCCGCTTCAGCAGCGCCCACTGCGGCAAACGCTGCGCCCTGGACCTGCCCGGCCGTGACGATGAGATAGACCACGGGCACCAGCAGCACCAATCCGAGGAAGATGAACTCCACCACCGCGCTGCCTTCTTCACCGCTGCCGGCTGCGGCGTAGATCTGCTGCGGCTCCCTCCTACCCCCAGAATCCATGACCGGTCACCTCCAATCCGTCACTCGGGCCCAGGAAACCGATCACGGGAAGCGGAGCCCGAACCGTGACCTGCAGCGTCCGGACGCCGCTGACCGTCGTTTCCTCGTACGTCACGTTTTCCGCCAGCGAGTCATTCAGTGCAAGTCCGATCAGTTCTGCGGTGCGCTGCGCGCCGTCGGCCGGGGTGCGGTCAGCCAGCGTGCCGTACCGTGCGCCGGAAGCCGCTGCGTCAATCAGCGTATTGCGCACATGCAGGACCAGGGCCAGCTGGATGATCGACATGAACAGCAGAGTCACCAGGGCGCCCACCATGACAAAGTCCACTACGGCTGATCCTGATTCCCGGCTGTGTGCGCCGGGAGGCGAGACCGTCAGGGGTTGACCTTGGCGATCGCCGCGTTGAACATGTTGCGGAGGGCATCTTCTGCCAGAAACAGGATCATAGCGACCAGCGTGGCCGACATCAGGGTGATCATGACCCAGCCGGGGACGTCGCCGCGTTCGCGGTCCTCGCTCCTGAGCGTCTGTCCGAGACGTACGATCAGCGAGGTGCCGAGCAGAAGCAGGAGCCGCGGTGCGTGAATGGTGCGCATGGGATGTTCCTTTCATTGGGGTTGTCCTAGAGTCCGATTCCCAGGAGGGAAAGACCGGGGAAAATCGAGAAGAGCACTGTCAGCGGAAGGACCCCGAAAACCAAGGGGATCATCATCGCGATCTCCTTCTTGCCGGCGCTTTCCATGAGTTCGCGTTTGGCCAGGTCCCGCACGTCCTGGGACTGTGCCCGCATGACGTCCGCCAGAGGGGTGCCGCGTTCGATCGCCACAGTCAAGCCGTCCACAAACCGGGACAGCGGTGCGAGCCGGACCCGGTCCGAGAAATGCTGCAGCGCGTTGGTCAGGGGCACTCCGGAACGGGTTTCACCGAGGATGCGGGCAAACTCCCCGGCCAGTTCACCGTGGGCTGTGCGGGCGATCCGCTCAAGGGCGCCGTTGGCGCTTTCTCCGGCGCCCACGGCAAGGGCCATCATCTCCGCCAGGCTGGGAAACTCGGCGAGCATACGGGTCTCGCGGCTCGAAATCTGGGAGCTCAACCGGTAGTCGCGGAGGACGAACCCCAGGACCGCCCCCATGACGGTGCCGAAAATGACACCGGCCACGCCTAACCGGTCTATGCTGGCCAACCACACCGAAGCCACGCCGCCGCACAGGAAACCTCCGCCTGTCCACACCACCTGTTCGGCCCGGAAATCCAGCACGCTCAGGCCCTGCCCAGCGCGTTCCAGACGGCGTTCAAGGTCCCGGGTGACCGGGTTGATCCGGTTGAGCCGGCGAACTGCCAGGTGCAGGGCCGGACGCAGGATCCGCTGCAGCGGGCCGAACGGTGTGAGGTCGCCTGCCGGCACAATCAGGAGGCGGGATCCCTGGCCGCCCGTGCGCAGCTGCGGAGCAATCCGTTCGCTGAATGTCACGGGCCGGAGCCAGGGCACCCGCAGGACGGCAAACCAGAGGGAGGCCCCTAGGGAGATACCCAAGGCGACCGCCAGGAACCACGGCGCGCTCACCGCAGCACCCGCTCTTCTTCGGGGAGCGCCCCGATTCTAAGCATGAGCCGGTAGCAGATCACGGAAATGACAATGCCGGCCGCCAGCACGGTTGCCCCGCCGGCAGTGTTGTAGGCGGCAACGGCTTCCGGACGGGCGGCAAGCAGAATCAGCACGATCCATGGGGCGGCGACGGCGAGCCGTGCAGCGTTGACTGTCCAGGACTGGCGGGCCAGAAGTTCGCTGCGGGTTCTCGCGTTGTCCCGCAGGAACTCGTTCAGGGTGCCGAGCAGACGTCCAAGGTCTGAGCCTCCCACCTCGCGGGTGAGGCGCAGTGCTTCGACGATGCGGTCTGCCACCGGATCCGCCAAGGTGGCTTTCAGCCGTGTCAGGGAGTGATCGAACTGTCCTCCGGATCGGTAATCTGCTGCAAACTCACGGAAAGGCTGCCTCAGCTCTTCCGGACCGTTCTCCCCCAGCTGGATCAATGCCTCCGGCAGGGACAACCCGGCCCGGATGGCTGACCGCAGGTGATCCACGGCGTCCGGCCACAATTCCGCACGTGAGGTTCGCTGCTTCCGCGCCTGCCAACGGATCAGGAAGAGCGGCACACCGGCACCGAACAGGCCAAAGCAGGCGGCAATGGGTACGGCGCCTGTGCCGGCCAGCACCAGCAGCGCGACCAGCAGTCCGGCGGCGACGCTGGACCCTACTACTGCCCGCGGAGTTACCCGCTGGATTCCTGCCTGCAGCAGTTCATCCTCCAGCCGTCTGCTCCGCGGACGCCGGGCCGACACGGGCGGAACCACCCAGAAGGACCGCCATACCAGGAACAGTCCAAGGCCCAGCAGCAATCCCGCCGCGGCGCTCATGGCCGCACTTCCAGCAATTCGGCCACGTTGTAGCCGGCGCGGGCGAATTTCTCCGGTGCCGGCATGGACGCGGCCGTCACTTCCAGCCGCCCGTCGGTCCGCTGGAAAATGGATGACGCTTCAATCACGCCGTTCTCCACCCTGTTGCCAAGCGCCATGATCTCCACTACCTGGCGCTTACCGGCAGCGTTGCGGGCACAATGGATGACCAGATCAATGCAGGATGCCACGGTGGGCACCACGAAGGCACTGGAAATGTTGGCTCCGGCCAACAACGGCAGCGTACAGATTTTCGTGATCGCGTCATGGGCGCTGTTCGCATGGACACTGCACATTCCGGGCAGACCCGAGTTCAGCGCGATCAGCATGTCCAGGCTTTCGGCTTCCCGAACCTCACCAACAATGAGGCGGTCCGGGCGCATGCGCAGAGCTTCTTTGACGAGCCTGCGCAGTGGGATTTCTCCGACACCTTCCAGGTTGGACTGCCGGCACTGCAGCCCCACCACGTCCCGCAGCGGCAGCTGCAGCTCGAAGATTTCCTCAACCGTGACGACACGTTCCCGTGGGCCAATGGAAGCGCCCAGGCAGTTCAGCATGGTGGTCTTCCCGGCCTGCGTTGCTCCGGACACCAGGACATTCAGGCCGCTGGCAACTGCGGCACCCAGGAACCTTGCCGCCTGCGGTGTCAGGGTCCCCAGTTCCACCAAATGTTCCAGCCGGCTGGCGCGGGCAATGAATTTGCGGATGTTGACCGCCCAGTGACGCCGGGTAATGTCCGGGATCACCACGTGCAGGCGTGAGCCGTCCGGCAATGATGCATCAACAAACGGGGAGGAAAGATCCAGTCTGCGGCCTGAACTCTTGAGCATTCGTTCCACGAGGTCCCGCACCTGGTCCGCGGACAGGACCAGAGAGGTCAGCTCCGACCGCCCGTCACGTGCCGCATAGATCTCAGTGGGTGAATTGATCCAGACTTCCTCCACCGTGGGGTCATCCAGCAACGGCTGAAGGGCTCCGAACCCGGCTACGGCGTCAAAGACGCGGCGGCGGGCGGGCTCCAATGCGCCCAGCGGTGGCAGCGAACCGAGGAGGGAACGCTCGTCGTAATCGGTAACCGCATCCTCGACCAGGCGCCGTACCTCCGCGAGCTGGCTGGCGGGGTCAAGGCCGCGCAGACGGATCAGTTCCCGGACCTCATCCTCCACAATTGCAACGGCGTCCACTAGCTTCCCCCGGACTAAGCACGGAAAGGACGGATGTTGCCATCCTTGCCGTGAGACTGGTGCAGCCTGGTTGCGGCCACGGGGGTCAGATTAGGAGACTCACTGTCCAGATA
This genomic interval from Arthrobacter sunyaminii contains the following:
- the ftsX gene encoding permease-like cell division protein FtsX, with amino-acid sequence MRLAFVLGEIGSGIRRNLSMVVSVILVTFVSLTFVGAAGLLQLQIGQMKGYWYDKVQVAIFLCGDTVTTASCAAGAVTDEQREAIEDQLQSPAFSQYVASVDYEDQATALSHFREQFANSPLVDSVTAEQLPESFRVSLVDPEKYEVIDEAFSSMPGVETVSDQRELLEKVFSFMNMASLIALIIASVMLVCAILLIATTIRLSAFSRRRETGIMRLVGASKAVIQLPFILEGVIAAVIGAVLASGTLWAVAHFFIGALAEAYPATAFISAQQVLVLSPVLLVIGALLAGGSSLLTLRRYLKV
- the ftsE gene encoding cell division ATP-binding protein FtsE encodes the protein MITFDNVTKVYDRNSRPALNSVNLEVDRGEFVFLVGASGSGKSTFIRLVLKEEHASRGTVYVAGSNVAKIPSWRVPRLRRGIGVVFQDFRLLPNKTVFANVAFAMQVIGRSRAVIRDSVPEVLKTVGLEGKDNRLPHELSGGEQQRVAIARAIVNKPGILLADEPTGNLDPTTSLGIMKVLDRINQNGTTVVMATHDDDIVNTMRKRVVELHHGKIVRDEREGIYLGAPQTQQGPVIPQPAVIKTADGVKADGVRSPGGTGAAGTGDMA
- a CDS encoding 3-hydroxybutyrate dehydrogenase, which gives rise to MASAGKPGNGGDLSGLRAVVTGGAGGIGEACARQLASQGAKVTVADINGEAAGRVADDIGGAFWQVDLSDTAAFDELDLDTDILVNNAGIQRIAAIEDFDPAAFRLIQRLMLEAPFLLIRAVLPGMYARGYGRIINISSIHGLRASAFKSAYVSAKHGLEGLSKVAALEGGPHGVTSNCICPAYVRTPLVEAQIQDQARIHGVTEEEVLSSVLLTEPAVKRLVEPAEVASLAGWLAGADAGMVTAASYTMDGGWSGR
- the prfB gene encoding peptide chain release factor 2, which translates into the protein MAEIDFPAEIRALRSTFASIEEVSDVAKIKEDIEELSEMAGVPDLWDDPSEAQKITSKLSHRQSELERLERIQSRIDDLEVLVELAQDEADADSKAEAVTELESLRKSLSQLEVVTLLSGEYDAREAVVTIRSGAGGVDAADFAEMLLRMYLRWAERHGYPTTVLDTSYAEEAGLKSATFEVKAPYAFGTLVVEAGTHRLVRISPFDNQGRRQTSFAAVEVIPLIEPTDHIEIPDNEIRVDVFRSSGPGGQSVNTTDSAVRLTHIPTGTVVSMQNEKSQLQNRAAAMRVLQSRLLLLKKEQEDAEKKAFAGDVKASWGDQMRSYVLNPYQMVKDLRTEHEVGNTSAVFDGEIDDFIDAGIRWRAHGSVSARK
- a CDS encoding DUF2142 domain-containing protein, which encodes MNVLHRRARPLPFTGRLFLPLAFLVLAALSTLWALASPLMAVPDEPAHAIKAASVVRGELLGVSGGEQGDRATVQVPGYIASLPAQACHAYDGRITADCAPVVDADDTSLTAAETSAGNYNPMYYFLVGWPSLFMSGAPAVYAMRIVSGLIGAAFLAVSLGAAARLRRPRWPMAAAIVSITPMVLFLNGSINPNALEIVTTAALFLNLCVVLENSAALRSVRSNIVLVGVSGAVLANTRSLSLVWLALAVVVPLIMYGWKPMFAILRNRLGIAMTALIGVGCVLGLLWVLQADSLKSLTGRPVDLSRWDAAQIMLDRSFDYVSGYIGYMGWLDTPLPAGVYIFWHAAMGAVLLLGLAAPKRRDRLAVLVLVAAAIALPPILQGQVIAQLGWIWQGRYLLAVIVLLLLACGVAFRTVPFPTGPVARRAGAWLLAGTAAAQFYAFIYVLRRYTVGLEESIRWAGMFKDTAWQPPFTWPVLVTLYALVLAAGAVLAHRALFRPTPDPAAAADADGGSGAENPVVSPPANASPAAGVLAGSAGTAGRHRESGTEGH
- a CDS encoding GtrA family protein, with product MVQSRMHRVNSAVATFLRHRVVRFLIVGGLSFAIDLGLLMILHEAAGVALWIATPVAFITSLVFNFLMQRIYTFRATNKGHVSAAKYGTLVVFNILATDAIVLLFAQTEFTYAVGKVVSTALTMVWNFFIYKYWIFPAAKSDAAASAAVSTAPVEPDAHGPGVRNRLP
- a CDS encoding pilus assembly protein TadG-related protein; its protein translation is MRRTADAAAPTGSQRFLLRGEEGQIGVLIIGYMLVSLLVVSVVMGASALYLGHKKLLSAADGAALAAADTFSLGDVAAPGEGPAAVLAPVAVQAEVNRYLSLTDAAERLPGLAVDSETGTVDGRTAKVVLTGVVHPPLVNFLVPDGIPITAVSEARAQLSQ
- a CDS encoding TadE family protein; the encoded protein is MDFVMVGALVTLLFMSIIQLALVLHVRNTLIDAAASGARYGTLADRTPADGAQRTAELIGLALNDSLAENVTYEETTVSGVRTLQVTVRAPLPVIGFLGPSDGLEVTGHGFWG
- a CDS encoding type II secretion system F family protein; this translates as MSAPWFLAVALGISLGASLWFAVLRVPWLRPVTFSERIAPQLRTGGQGSRLLIVPAGDLTPFGPLQRILRPALHLAVRRLNRINPVTRDLERRLERAGQGLSVLDFRAEQVVWTGGGFLCGGVASVWLASIDRLGVAGVIFGTVMGAVLGFVLRDYRLSSQISSRETRMLAEFPSLAEMMALAVGAGESANGALERIARTAHGELAGEFARILGETRSGVPLTNALQHFSDRVRLAPLSRFVDGLTVAIERGTPLADVMRAQSQDVRDLAKRELMESAGKKEIAMMIPLVFGVLPLTVLFSIFPGLSLLGIGL
- a CDS encoding type II secretion system F family protein; amino-acid sequence: MSAAAGLLLGLGLFLVWRSFWVVPPVSARRPRSRRLEDELLQAGIQRVTPRAVVGSSVAAGLLVALLVLAGTGAVPIAACFGLFGAGVPLFLIRWQARKQRTSRAELWPDAVDHLRSAIRAGLSLPEALIQLGENGPEELRQPFREFAADYRSGGQFDHSLTRLKATLADPVADRIVEALRLTREVGGSDLGRLLGTLNEFLRDNARTRSELLARQSWTVNAARLAVAAPWIVLILLAARPEAVAAYNTAGGATVLAAGIVISVICYRLMLRIGALPEEERVLR
- a CDS encoding CpaF family protein, producing MDAVAIVEDEVRELIRLRGLDPASQLAEVRRLVEDAVTDYDERSLLGSLPPLGALEPARRRVFDAVAGFGALQPLLDDPTVEEVWINSPTEIYAARDGRSELTSLVLSADQVRDLVERMLKSSGRRLDLSSPFVDASLPDGSRLHVVIPDITRRHWAVNIRKFIARASRLEHLVELGTLTPQAARFLGAAVASGLNVLVSGATQAGKTTMLNCLGASIGPRERVVTVEEIFELQLPLRDVVGLQCRQSNLEGVGEIPLRRLVKEALRMRPDRLIVGEVREAESLDMLIALNSGLPGMCSVHANSAHDAITKICTLPLLAGANISSAFVVPTVASCIDLVIHCARNAAGKRQVVEIMALGNRVENGVIEASSIFQRTDGRLEVTAASMPAPEKFARAGYNVAELLEVRP